One stretch of Astatotilapia calliptera chromosome 3, fAstCal1.2, whole genome shotgun sequence DNA includes these proteins:
- the clcn3 gene encoding H(+)/Cl(-) exchange transporter 3 isoform X1: MESEQLYHRGYCRNSYNSIASASSDEELLDGAGVIMDFHTTEDDNLLDGDAASPGSNYAMSNGGGAPSSSTHLLDFLEEPIPGVGTYDDFHTIDWVREKCKDRERHRKINSKKKESAWEFTKSLYDAWSGWLVVTLTGLASGALAGLIDIAADWMNDLKEGVCLSALWFNHEQCCWTSNETTFAERDKCPQWKSWAELILGQAEGPGSYIMNYFMYIYWALSFAFLAVCLVKVFAPYACGSGIPEIKTILSGFIIRGYLGKWTLMIKTITLVLAVASGLSLGKEGPLVHVACCCGNIFSYLFPKYSKNEAKKREVLSAASAAGVSVAFGAPIGGVLFSLEEVSYYFPLKTLWRSFFAALVAAFVLRSINPFGNSRLVLFYVEYHTPWYLFELLPFILLGVFGGLWGAFFIKANIAWCRRRKSTRFGRYPVLEVILVAAITAVVAFPNPYTRKNTSELIKELFTDCGPLESSQLCQYRSQMNGTKAFSDDQPAGPGVYSAMWQLCLALIFKIIMTIFTFGLKVPSGLFIPSMAIGAIAGRIVGIAMEQLAYYHHDWFLFKEWCEVGADCITPGLYAMVGAAACLGGVTRMTVSLVIIVFELTGGLEYIVPLMAAVMTSKWVGDAFGREGIYEAHIRLNGYPFLDSKEEFTHTTLAREVMRPRRNDPPLAVLTQDDLTVEELQGIINETSYNGFPVIVSKESQRLVGFALRRDITIAIENARRKQEGIVLNSRVYFTQHAPTLPADSPRPLKLRSILDMSPFTVTDHTPMEIVVDIFRKLGLRQCLVTHNGIVLGIITKKNILEHLEELKQHTPPLAASWYYHKKRYPSSHGSNGKSGSRVHHVQLIRSFQDGWGGGGNEEEEEEEEEVCLLNGSSL, from the exons ATGGAGTCGGAGCAGCTGTACCACAGAGGTTACTGCAGGAACAGCTACAACAGCATCGCCAGCGCCAGCAGCGACGAGGAGCTGCTGGATGGAGCCGGCGTCATCATGGACTTCCACACCACCGAGGACGACAACCTGCTGGATGGGGACGCTGCCTCCCCAG gaTCTAACTACGCCATGTCGAACGGGGGCGGGGCTCCCAgcagctccacccacctgctggaCTTCCTAGAGGAGCCCATCCCTGGTGTTGGGACCTACGATGACTTTCACACCATCGACTGGGTCCGTGAGAAGTGCAAGGACCGCGAGAGACACCGGAAG ATCAATAGTAAGAAAAAGGAGTCTGCATGGGAGTTCACCAAGAGCCTGTACGACGCTTGGTCCGGCTGGCTGGTGGTGACGCTCACTGGCTTGGCATCAG GTGCTTTGGCTGGCCTGATTGACATTGCTGCTGATTGGATGAACGACCTGAAGGAGGGCGTGTGTCTGAGCGCCTTGTGGTTCAACCACGAGCAGTGCTGCTGGACGTCCAATGAGACCACCTTCGCTGAGAGGGACAAGTGTCCTCAGTGGAAGAGCTGGGCTGAGCTAATACTGGGGCAGGCTGAG GGCCCCGGCTCGTACATCATGAACtatttcatgtacatctactgGGCTCTGTCCTTCGCCTTCCTGGCAGTTTGTCTGGTTAAGGTGTTTGCGCCGTACGCCTGCGGCTCAGGGATCCCAGAG ATCAAGACCATCCTGAGTGGGTTCATCATCCGGGGATATCTGGGCAAGTGGACCTTGATGATCAAAACCATCACTCTGGTGTTGGCTGTGGCGTCGGGCCTGAGCCTGGGGAAAGAGGGCCCCCTGGTCCACGTGGCCTGCTGCTGTGGGAACATCTTCTCCTACCTCTTCCCCAAGTACAGCAAGAACGAGGCCAAGAAACGAGAG GTTCTCTCTGCCGCGTCAGCTGCCGGGGTGTCTGTTGCTTTTGGAGCACCAATCGGGGGAGTCCTCTTCAGCTTAGAGGAG GTGAGCTACTATTTCCCTCTAAAGACGTTGTGGCGCTCATTCTTTGCGGCCCTGGTGGCGGCCTTCGTGCTTCGCTCCATTAACCCGTTTGGGAACAGCCGCCTGGTGCTGTTCTACGTGGAGTACCACACGCCATGGTACCTGTTTGAGCTCCTCCCGTTCATCCTGCTGGGAGTGTTCGGGGGCCTCTGGGGCGCCTTCTTCATCAAAGCCAACATCGCCTGGTGCCGGCGGCGCAAGTCGACACGTTTCG GCAGGTACCCGGTGTTGGAGGTGATCCTGGTGGCGGCCATCACTGCGGTGGTTGCTTTCCCAAACCCTTACACGCGTAAGAACACCAGCGAGCTGATAAAGGAGCTGTTCACCGACTGCGGTCCGCTGGAGTCTTCGCAGCTCTGTCAGTACCGCAGCCAGATGAACGGCACCAAAGCCTTCTCTGATGACCAGCCGGCGGGGCCCGGCGTCTACTCGGCCATGTGGCAGCTGTGCCTGGCGCTCATCTTTAAAATCATCATGACTATATTCACATTTGGACTCAAg GTACCGTCGGGTTTGTTCATCCCCAGCATGGCCATCGGGGCGATCGCGGGGCGGATTGTTGGCATTGCCATGGAGCAGCTTGCATATTATCACCACGACTGGTTCCTGTTCAAAGAGTGGTGCGAAGTCGGAGCTGACTGCATCACTCCAGGGCTCTACGCTATGGTGGGAGCTGCAGCGTGCCTGG GTGGAGTGACTCGTATGACTGTCTCCCTCGTCATCATCGTGTTCGAGCTGACCGGCGGGCTGGAGTACATCGTCCCCCTCATGGCCGCCGTGATGACCAGCAAATGGGTGGGCGATGCATTCGGTCGAGAGGGAATCTACGAGGCCCACATCCGACTGAACGGATACCCCTTCCTGGATTCAAAGGAGGAGTTCACGCACACCACGCTGGCCCGGGAGGTGATGAGGCCCCGACGCAACGACCCGCCGTTGGCAGTGCTCACGCAGGACGACCTGACTGTGGAGGAGCTGCAGGGCATTATCAATGAAACCAGTTATAATGGTTTCCCTGTGATCGTGTCTAAGGAGTCCCAGAGGCTAGTGGGCTTCGCTCTGCGCAGAGACATCACAATCGCTATAG AGAACGCACGCCGCAAACAGGAGGGCATCGTGCTGAACTCAAGGGTGTACTTCACCCAGCATGCACCCACGCTGCCTGCCGACAGCCCTCGACCCCTCAAGCTTCGCTCCATCCTGGACATGAGCCCCTTCACCGTCACTGACCACACCCCCATGGAGATCGTGGTGGACATTTTCAGGAAGCTGGGTCTGCGCCAGTGCCTGGTTACTCACAACGG gattgTGTTGGGCATCATCACTAAGAAGAATATATTAGAGCATCTGGAGGAGCTCAAGCAGCACACGCCGCCCCTG GCGGCTTCTTGGTATTATCACAAAAAAAGATATCCTTCGTCACATGGCTCAAATGGCAAATCAGGATCCAGAGTCCATCATGTTCAACTGATCCGCTCTTTCCAGGACGGCTGGGGTGGAGGGGGcaacgaggaggaggaggaggaggaggaagaggtgtgCCTCCTGAACGGCTCCAGTCTCTGA
- the clcn3 gene encoding H(+)/Cl(-) exchange transporter 3 isoform X5, with amino-acid sequence MSNGGGAPSSSTHLLDFLEEPIPGVGTYDDFHTIDWVREKCKDRERHRKINSKKKESAWEFTKSLYDAWSGWLVVTLTGLASGALAGLIDIAADWMNDLKEGVCLSALWFNHEQCCWTSNETTFAERDKCPQWKSWAELILGQAEGPGSYIMNYFMYIYWALSFAFLAVCLVKVFAPYACGSGIPEIKTILSGFIIRGYLGKWTLMIKTITLVLAVASGLSLGKEGPLVHVACCCGNIFSYLFPKYSKNEAKKREVLSAASAAGVSVAFGAPIGGVLFSLEEVSYYFPLKTLWRSFFAALVAAFVLRSINPFGNSRLVLFYVEYHTPWYLFELLPFILLGVFGGLWGAFFIKANIAWCRRRKSTRFGRYPVLEVILVAAITAVVAFPNPYTRKNTSELIKELFTDCGPLESSQLCQYRSQMNGTKAFSDDQPAGPGVYSAMWQLCLALIFKIIMTIFTFGLKVPSGLFIPSMAIGAIAGRIVGIAMEQLAYYHHDWFLFKEWCEVGADCITPGLYAMVGAAACLGGVTRMTVSLVIIVFELTGGLEYIVPLMAAVMTSKWVGDAFGREGIYEAHIRLNGYPFLDSKEEFTHTTLAREVMRPRRNDPPLAVLTQDDLTVEELQGIINETSYNGFPVIVSKESQRLVGFALRRDITIAIENARRKQEGIVLNSRVYFTQHAPTLPADSPRPLKLRSILDMSPFTVTDHTPMEIVVDIFRKLGLRQCLVTHNGIVLGIITKKNILEHLEELKQHTPPLAASWYYHKKRYPSSHGSNGKSGSRVHHVQLIRSFQDGWGGGGNEEEEEEEEEVCLLNGSSL; translated from the exons ATGTCGAACGGGGGCGGGGCTCCCAgcagctccacccacctgctggaCTTCCTAGAGGAGCCCATCCCTGGTGTTGGGACCTACGATGACTTTCACACCATCGACTGGGTCCGTGAGAAGTGCAAGGACCGCGAGAGACACCGGAAG ATCAATAGTAAGAAAAAGGAGTCTGCATGGGAGTTCACCAAGAGCCTGTACGACGCTTGGTCCGGCTGGCTGGTGGTGACGCTCACTGGCTTGGCATCAG GTGCTTTGGCTGGCCTGATTGACATTGCTGCTGATTGGATGAACGACCTGAAGGAGGGCGTGTGTCTGAGCGCCTTGTGGTTCAACCACGAGCAGTGCTGCTGGACGTCCAATGAGACCACCTTCGCTGAGAGGGACAAGTGTCCTCAGTGGAAGAGCTGGGCTGAGCTAATACTGGGGCAGGCTGAG GGCCCCGGCTCGTACATCATGAACtatttcatgtacatctactgGGCTCTGTCCTTCGCCTTCCTGGCAGTTTGTCTGGTTAAGGTGTTTGCGCCGTACGCCTGCGGCTCAGGGATCCCAGAG ATCAAGACCATCCTGAGTGGGTTCATCATCCGGGGATATCTGGGCAAGTGGACCTTGATGATCAAAACCATCACTCTGGTGTTGGCTGTGGCGTCGGGCCTGAGCCTGGGGAAAGAGGGCCCCCTGGTCCACGTGGCCTGCTGCTGTGGGAACATCTTCTCCTACCTCTTCCCCAAGTACAGCAAGAACGAGGCCAAGAAACGAGAG GTTCTCTCTGCCGCGTCAGCTGCCGGGGTGTCTGTTGCTTTTGGAGCACCAATCGGGGGAGTCCTCTTCAGCTTAGAGGAG GTGAGCTACTATTTCCCTCTAAAGACGTTGTGGCGCTCATTCTTTGCGGCCCTGGTGGCGGCCTTCGTGCTTCGCTCCATTAACCCGTTTGGGAACAGCCGCCTGGTGCTGTTCTACGTGGAGTACCACACGCCATGGTACCTGTTTGAGCTCCTCCCGTTCATCCTGCTGGGAGTGTTCGGGGGCCTCTGGGGCGCCTTCTTCATCAAAGCCAACATCGCCTGGTGCCGGCGGCGCAAGTCGACACGTTTCG GCAGGTACCCGGTGTTGGAGGTGATCCTGGTGGCGGCCATCACTGCGGTGGTTGCTTTCCCAAACCCTTACACGCGTAAGAACACCAGCGAGCTGATAAAGGAGCTGTTCACCGACTGCGGTCCGCTGGAGTCTTCGCAGCTCTGTCAGTACCGCAGCCAGATGAACGGCACCAAAGCCTTCTCTGATGACCAGCCGGCGGGGCCCGGCGTCTACTCGGCCATGTGGCAGCTGTGCCTGGCGCTCATCTTTAAAATCATCATGACTATATTCACATTTGGACTCAAg GTACCGTCGGGTTTGTTCATCCCCAGCATGGCCATCGGGGCGATCGCGGGGCGGATTGTTGGCATTGCCATGGAGCAGCTTGCATATTATCACCACGACTGGTTCCTGTTCAAAGAGTGGTGCGAAGTCGGAGCTGACTGCATCACTCCAGGGCTCTACGCTATGGTGGGAGCTGCAGCGTGCCTGG GTGGAGTGACTCGTATGACTGTCTCCCTCGTCATCATCGTGTTCGAGCTGACCGGCGGGCTGGAGTACATCGTCCCCCTCATGGCCGCCGTGATGACCAGCAAATGGGTGGGCGATGCATTCGGTCGAGAGGGAATCTACGAGGCCCACATCCGACTGAACGGATACCCCTTCCTGGATTCAAAGGAGGAGTTCACGCACACCACGCTGGCCCGGGAGGTGATGAGGCCCCGACGCAACGACCCGCCGTTGGCAGTGCTCACGCAGGACGACCTGACTGTGGAGGAGCTGCAGGGCATTATCAATGAAACCAGTTATAATGGTTTCCCTGTGATCGTGTCTAAGGAGTCCCAGAGGCTAGTGGGCTTCGCTCTGCGCAGAGACATCACAATCGCTATAG AGAACGCACGCCGCAAACAGGAGGGCATCGTGCTGAACTCAAGGGTGTACTTCACCCAGCATGCACCCACGCTGCCTGCCGACAGCCCTCGACCCCTCAAGCTTCGCTCCATCCTGGACATGAGCCCCTTCACCGTCACTGACCACACCCCCATGGAGATCGTGGTGGACATTTTCAGGAAGCTGGGTCTGCGCCAGTGCCTGGTTACTCACAACGG gattgTGTTGGGCATCATCACTAAGAAGAATATATTAGAGCATCTGGAGGAGCTCAAGCAGCACACGCCGCCCCTG GCGGCTTCTTGGTATTATCACAAAAAAAGATATCCTTCGTCACATGGCTCAAATGGCAAATCAGGATCCAGAGTCCATCATGTTCAACTGATCCGCTCTTTCCAGGACGGCTGGGGTGGAGGGGGcaacgaggaggaggaggaggaggaggaagaggtgtgCCTCCTGAACGGCTCCAGTCTCTGA
- the clcn3 gene encoding H(+)/Cl(-) exchange transporter 3 isoform X2 gives MEEEDAAADPYLPYDGGGDTIPLQEIPRRGSNYAMSNGGGAPSSSTHLLDFLEEPIPGVGTYDDFHTIDWVREKCKDRERHRKINSKKKESAWEFTKSLYDAWSGWLVVTLTGLASGALAGLIDIAADWMNDLKEGVCLSALWFNHEQCCWTSNETTFAERDKCPQWKSWAELILGQAEGPGSYIMNYFMYIYWALSFAFLAVCLVKVFAPYACGSGIPEIKTILSGFIIRGYLGKWTLMIKTITLVLAVASGLSLGKEGPLVHVACCCGNIFSYLFPKYSKNEAKKREVLSAASAAGVSVAFGAPIGGVLFSLEEVSYYFPLKTLWRSFFAALVAAFVLRSINPFGNSRLVLFYVEYHTPWYLFELLPFILLGVFGGLWGAFFIKANIAWCRRRKSTRFGRYPVLEVILVAAITAVVAFPNPYTRKNTSELIKELFTDCGPLESSQLCQYRSQMNGTKAFSDDQPAGPGVYSAMWQLCLALIFKIIMTIFTFGLKVPSGLFIPSMAIGAIAGRIVGIAMEQLAYYHHDWFLFKEWCEVGADCITPGLYAMVGAAACLGGVTRMTVSLVIIVFELTGGLEYIVPLMAAVMTSKWVGDAFGREGIYEAHIRLNGYPFLDSKEEFTHTTLAREVMRPRRNDPPLAVLTQDDLTVEELQGIINETSYNGFPVIVSKESQRLVGFALRRDITIAIENARRKQEGIVLNSRVYFTQHAPTLPADSPRPLKLRSILDMSPFTVTDHTPMEIVVDIFRKLGLRQCLVTHNGIVLGIITKKNILEHLEELKQHTPPLAASWYYHKKRYPSSHGSNGKSGSRVHHVQLIRSFQDGWGGGGNEEEEEEEEEVCLLNGSSL, from the exons atggaggaggaggacgcgGCGGCCGATCCCTATTTGCCTTACGACGGGGGAGGTGACACCATCCCCCTGCAGGAGATCCCTAGAAGAG gaTCTAACTACGCCATGTCGAACGGGGGCGGGGCTCCCAgcagctccacccacctgctggaCTTCCTAGAGGAGCCCATCCCTGGTGTTGGGACCTACGATGACTTTCACACCATCGACTGGGTCCGTGAGAAGTGCAAGGACCGCGAGAGACACCGGAAG ATCAATAGTAAGAAAAAGGAGTCTGCATGGGAGTTCACCAAGAGCCTGTACGACGCTTGGTCCGGCTGGCTGGTGGTGACGCTCACTGGCTTGGCATCAG GTGCTTTGGCTGGCCTGATTGACATTGCTGCTGATTGGATGAACGACCTGAAGGAGGGCGTGTGTCTGAGCGCCTTGTGGTTCAACCACGAGCAGTGCTGCTGGACGTCCAATGAGACCACCTTCGCTGAGAGGGACAAGTGTCCTCAGTGGAAGAGCTGGGCTGAGCTAATACTGGGGCAGGCTGAG GGCCCCGGCTCGTACATCATGAACtatttcatgtacatctactgGGCTCTGTCCTTCGCCTTCCTGGCAGTTTGTCTGGTTAAGGTGTTTGCGCCGTACGCCTGCGGCTCAGGGATCCCAGAG ATCAAGACCATCCTGAGTGGGTTCATCATCCGGGGATATCTGGGCAAGTGGACCTTGATGATCAAAACCATCACTCTGGTGTTGGCTGTGGCGTCGGGCCTGAGCCTGGGGAAAGAGGGCCCCCTGGTCCACGTGGCCTGCTGCTGTGGGAACATCTTCTCCTACCTCTTCCCCAAGTACAGCAAGAACGAGGCCAAGAAACGAGAG GTTCTCTCTGCCGCGTCAGCTGCCGGGGTGTCTGTTGCTTTTGGAGCACCAATCGGGGGAGTCCTCTTCAGCTTAGAGGAG GTGAGCTACTATTTCCCTCTAAAGACGTTGTGGCGCTCATTCTTTGCGGCCCTGGTGGCGGCCTTCGTGCTTCGCTCCATTAACCCGTTTGGGAACAGCCGCCTGGTGCTGTTCTACGTGGAGTACCACACGCCATGGTACCTGTTTGAGCTCCTCCCGTTCATCCTGCTGGGAGTGTTCGGGGGCCTCTGGGGCGCCTTCTTCATCAAAGCCAACATCGCCTGGTGCCGGCGGCGCAAGTCGACACGTTTCG GCAGGTACCCGGTGTTGGAGGTGATCCTGGTGGCGGCCATCACTGCGGTGGTTGCTTTCCCAAACCCTTACACGCGTAAGAACACCAGCGAGCTGATAAAGGAGCTGTTCACCGACTGCGGTCCGCTGGAGTCTTCGCAGCTCTGTCAGTACCGCAGCCAGATGAACGGCACCAAAGCCTTCTCTGATGACCAGCCGGCGGGGCCCGGCGTCTACTCGGCCATGTGGCAGCTGTGCCTGGCGCTCATCTTTAAAATCATCATGACTATATTCACATTTGGACTCAAg GTACCGTCGGGTTTGTTCATCCCCAGCATGGCCATCGGGGCGATCGCGGGGCGGATTGTTGGCATTGCCATGGAGCAGCTTGCATATTATCACCACGACTGGTTCCTGTTCAAAGAGTGGTGCGAAGTCGGAGCTGACTGCATCACTCCAGGGCTCTACGCTATGGTGGGAGCTGCAGCGTGCCTGG GTGGAGTGACTCGTATGACTGTCTCCCTCGTCATCATCGTGTTCGAGCTGACCGGCGGGCTGGAGTACATCGTCCCCCTCATGGCCGCCGTGATGACCAGCAAATGGGTGGGCGATGCATTCGGTCGAGAGGGAATCTACGAGGCCCACATCCGACTGAACGGATACCCCTTCCTGGATTCAAAGGAGGAGTTCACGCACACCACGCTGGCCCGGGAGGTGATGAGGCCCCGACGCAACGACCCGCCGTTGGCAGTGCTCACGCAGGACGACCTGACTGTGGAGGAGCTGCAGGGCATTATCAATGAAACCAGTTATAATGGTTTCCCTGTGATCGTGTCTAAGGAGTCCCAGAGGCTAGTGGGCTTCGCTCTGCGCAGAGACATCACAATCGCTATAG AGAACGCACGCCGCAAACAGGAGGGCATCGTGCTGAACTCAAGGGTGTACTTCACCCAGCATGCACCCACGCTGCCTGCCGACAGCCCTCGACCCCTCAAGCTTCGCTCCATCCTGGACATGAGCCCCTTCACCGTCACTGACCACACCCCCATGGAGATCGTGGTGGACATTTTCAGGAAGCTGGGTCTGCGCCAGTGCCTGGTTACTCACAACGG gattgTGTTGGGCATCATCACTAAGAAGAATATATTAGAGCATCTGGAGGAGCTCAAGCAGCACACGCCGCCCCTG GCGGCTTCTTGGTATTATCACAAAAAAAGATATCCTTCGTCACATGGCTCAAATGGCAAATCAGGATCCAGAGTCCATCATGTTCAACTGATCCGCTCTTTCCAGGACGGCTGGGGTGGAGGGGGcaacgaggaggaggaggaggaggaggaagaggtgtgCCTCCTGAACGGCTCCAGTCTCTGA
- the clcn3 gene encoding H(+)/Cl(-) exchange transporter 3 isoform X3 — protein MESEQLYHRGYCRNSYNSIASASSDEELLDGAGVIMDFHTTEDDNLLDGDAASPGSNYAMSNGGGAPSSSTHLLDFLEEPIPGVGTYDDFHTIDWVREKCKDRERHRKINSKKKESAWEFTKSLYDAWSGWLVVTLTGLASGALAGLIDIAADWMNDLKEGVCLSALWFNHEQCCWTSNETTFAERDKCPQWKSWAELILGQAEGPGSYIMNYFMYIYWALSFAFLAVCLVKVFAPYACGSGIPEIKTILSGFIIRGYLGKWTLMIKTITLVLAVASGLSLGKEGPLVHVACCCGNIFSYLFPKYSKNEAKKREVLSAASAAGVSVAFGAPIGGVLFSLEEVSYYFPLKTLWRSFFAALVAAFVLRSINPFGNSRLVLFYVEYHTPWYLFELLPFILLGVFGGLWGAFFIKANIAWCRRRKSTRFGRYPVLEVILVAAITAVVAFPNPYTRKNTSELIKELFTDCGPLESSQLCQYRSQMNGTKAFSDDQPAGPGVYSAMWQLCLALIFKIIMTIFTFGLKVPSGLFIPSMAIGAIAGRIVGIAMEQLAYYHHDWFLFKEWCEVGADCITPGLYAMVGAAACLGGVTRMTVSLVIIVFELTGGLEYIVPLMAAVMTSKWVGDAFGREGIYEAHIRLNGYPFLDSKEEFTHTTLAREVMRPRRNDPPLAVLTQDDLTVEELQGIINETSYNGFPVIVSKESQRLVGFALRRDITIAIENARRKQEGIVLNSRVYFTQHAPTLPADSPRPLKLRSILDMSPFTVTDHTPMEIVVDIFRKLGLRQCLVTHNGRLLGIITKKDILRHMAQMANQDPESIMFN, from the exons ATGGAGTCGGAGCAGCTGTACCACAGAGGTTACTGCAGGAACAGCTACAACAGCATCGCCAGCGCCAGCAGCGACGAGGAGCTGCTGGATGGAGCCGGCGTCATCATGGACTTCCACACCACCGAGGACGACAACCTGCTGGATGGGGACGCTGCCTCCCCAG gaTCTAACTACGCCATGTCGAACGGGGGCGGGGCTCCCAgcagctccacccacctgctggaCTTCCTAGAGGAGCCCATCCCTGGTGTTGGGACCTACGATGACTTTCACACCATCGACTGGGTCCGTGAGAAGTGCAAGGACCGCGAGAGACACCGGAAG ATCAATAGTAAGAAAAAGGAGTCTGCATGGGAGTTCACCAAGAGCCTGTACGACGCTTGGTCCGGCTGGCTGGTGGTGACGCTCACTGGCTTGGCATCAG GTGCTTTGGCTGGCCTGATTGACATTGCTGCTGATTGGATGAACGACCTGAAGGAGGGCGTGTGTCTGAGCGCCTTGTGGTTCAACCACGAGCAGTGCTGCTGGACGTCCAATGAGACCACCTTCGCTGAGAGGGACAAGTGTCCTCAGTGGAAGAGCTGGGCTGAGCTAATACTGGGGCAGGCTGAG GGCCCCGGCTCGTACATCATGAACtatttcatgtacatctactgGGCTCTGTCCTTCGCCTTCCTGGCAGTTTGTCTGGTTAAGGTGTTTGCGCCGTACGCCTGCGGCTCAGGGATCCCAGAG ATCAAGACCATCCTGAGTGGGTTCATCATCCGGGGATATCTGGGCAAGTGGACCTTGATGATCAAAACCATCACTCTGGTGTTGGCTGTGGCGTCGGGCCTGAGCCTGGGGAAAGAGGGCCCCCTGGTCCACGTGGCCTGCTGCTGTGGGAACATCTTCTCCTACCTCTTCCCCAAGTACAGCAAGAACGAGGCCAAGAAACGAGAG GTTCTCTCTGCCGCGTCAGCTGCCGGGGTGTCTGTTGCTTTTGGAGCACCAATCGGGGGAGTCCTCTTCAGCTTAGAGGAG GTGAGCTACTATTTCCCTCTAAAGACGTTGTGGCGCTCATTCTTTGCGGCCCTGGTGGCGGCCTTCGTGCTTCGCTCCATTAACCCGTTTGGGAACAGCCGCCTGGTGCTGTTCTACGTGGAGTACCACACGCCATGGTACCTGTTTGAGCTCCTCCCGTTCATCCTGCTGGGAGTGTTCGGGGGCCTCTGGGGCGCCTTCTTCATCAAAGCCAACATCGCCTGGTGCCGGCGGCGCAAGTCGACACGTTTCG GCAGGTACCCGGTGTTGGAGGTGATCCTGGTGGCGGCCATCACTGCGGTGGTTGCTTTCCCAAACCCTTACACGCGTAAGAACACCAGCGAGCTGATAAAGGAGCTGTTCACCGACTGCGGTCCGCTGGAGTCTTCGCAGCTCTGTCAGTACCGCAGCCAGATGAACGGCACCAAAGCCTTCTCTGATGACCAGCCGGCGGGGCCCGGCGTCTACTCGGCCATGTGGCAGCTGTGCCTGGCGCTCATCTTTAAAATCATCATGACTATATTCACATTTGGACTCAAg GTACCGTCGGGTTTGTTCATCCCCAGCATGGCCATCGGGGCGATCGCGGGGCGGATTGTTGGCATTGCCATGGAGCAGCTTGCATATTATCACCACGACTGGTTCCTGTTCAAAGAGTGGTGCGAAGTCGGAGCTGACTGCATCACTCCAGGGCTCTACGCTATGGTGGGAGCTGCAGCGTGCCTGG GTGGAGTGACTCGTATGACTGTCTCCCTCGTCATCATCGTGTTCGAGCTGACCGGCGGGCTGGAGTACATCGTCCCCCTCATGGCCGCCGTGATGACCAGCAAATGGGTGGGCGATGCATTCGGTCGAGAGGGAATCTACGAGGCCCACATCCGACTGAACGGATACCCCTTCCTGGATTCAAAGGAGGAGTTCACGCACACCACGCTGGCCCGGGAGGTGATGAGGCCCCGACGCAACGACCCGCCGTTGGCAGTGCTCACGCAGGACGACCTGACTGTGGAGGAGCTGCAGGGCATTATCAATGAAACCAGTTATAATGGTTTCCCTGTGATCGTGTCTAAGGAGTCCCAGAGGCTAGTGGGCTTCGCTCTGCGCAGAGACATCACAATCGCTATAG AGAACGCACGCCGCAAACAGGAGGGCATCGTGCTGAACTCAAGGGTGTACTTCACCCAGCATGCACCCACGCTGCCTGCCGACAGCCCTCGACCCCTCAAGCTTCGCTCCATCCTGGACATGAGCCCCTTCACCGTCACTGACCACACCCCCATGGAGATCGTGGTGGACATTTTCAGGAAGCTGGGTCTGCGCCAGTGCCTGGTTACTCACAACGG GCGGCTTCTTGGTATTATCACAAAAAAAGATATCCTTCGTCACATGGCTCAAATGGCAAATCAGGATCCAGAGTCCATCATGTTCAACTGA